In the Flavisolibacter tropicus genome, one interval contains:
- a CDS encoding D-alanine--D-alanine ligase: MKKKIALVTGGYSGEATISYKSATTIFNHLDKELFDVYTIDINPQGWFYANDGQKIEVDKNDFSLTVQGDKIKFDAVFIGMHGTPGEDGKLQGYFDVLGLPYTSCNAATSALTFNKRYTVAVAAMAGINVAKSVHLFKHTSYDVNKILATLRLPLFVKPNNGGSSIGMSKVTEAAQLEGAIIKAFNEDDQVLIEEMIVGREFTVGVFKSDDEIQVLPITEVVALNEFFDFEAKYQGKSTETTPAQMDSQWKENVEAAAKKIYQVFNCSGVVRIDFIYKESENAPYMLEINTIPGQSEASIIPQQVRAKGWELKDFYAKLVNQALKSKS; this comes from the coding sequence ATGAAGAAAAAAATTGCCCTAGTAACAGGCGGATATTCCGGAGAAGCCACTATTTCTTACAAATCGGCAACTACAATTTTTAATCATTTAGATAAGGAATTATTTGACGTTTATACCATTGACATAAATCCACAAGGTTGGTTTTATGCAAACGATGGACAGAAAATAGAAGTAGATAAAAACGATTTTTCTTTAACAGTACAGGGTGATAAAATAAAATTTGATGCTGTCTTTATCGGTATGCATGGCACACCAGGAGAAGATGGCAAGCTTCAAGGCTATTTTGATGTTTTAGGATTGCCCTATACTTCCTGCAACGCAGCTACATCAGCTTTGACCTTTAATAAACGCTATACAGTGGCTGTAGCGGCTATGGCCGGTATAAACGTGGCTAAGTCCGTGCATTTATTTAAACATACTTCTTACGATGTCAATAAGATATTGGCCACTTTGAGACTTCCTCTTTTTGTAAAACCTAATAATGGCGGTTCCAGTATCGGTATGAGTAAGGTTACAGAGGCTGCCCAACTTGAAGGTGCTATAATTAAAGCATTTAATGAAGATGACCAGGTATTGATCGAGGAGATGATCGTTGGTAGAGAATTCACAGTAGGCGTATTTAAATCGGATGATGAAATACAGGTGCTGCCTATTACAGAAGTAGTGGCATTGAATGAGTTTTTTGATTTTGAAGCCAAGTACCAGGGTAAATCAACAGAAACAACACCTGCGCAAATGGACTCACAGTGGAAGGAAAATGTTGAGGCTGCAGCTAAGAAAATTTACCAGGTTTTTAATTGCAGTGGTGTTGTACGAATAGATTTTATTTATAAAGAATCGGAAAATGCGCCTTATATGCTGGAAATCAATACGATACCTGGGCAAAGTGAAGCGAGTATTATACCACAGCAGGTAAGAGCCAAAGGATGGGAGCTGAAGGATTTTTATGCTAAACTGGTAAATCAAGCTTTAAAGAGTAAATCCTAA
- a CDS encoding 4Fe-4S dicluster domain-containing protein translates to MAIKITDECINCGACEPECPNNAIYEGGVEWSIADGTNVKGQYTLVDGTIVDASQRNAPIAVDTYYIVPSKCTECQGFHEEPQCAAVCPVDCCVPDEMYQETVEELLGKKERLHI, encoded by the coding sequence ATGGCAATTAAGATAACTGATGAATGTATCAACTGCGGCGCGTGTGAACCTGAATGTCCTAATAATGCAATTTACGAAGGTGGGGTAGAATGGTCTATTGCAGATGGTACAAACGTAAAAGGTCAATATACTTTAGTAGACGGTACGATTGTAGATGCTAGCCAGCGCAATGCTCCTATTGCTGTTGATACCTATTATATTGTTCCCAGCAAGTGTACGGAGTGTCAGGGTTTTCATGAAGAACCCCAATGTGCGGCAGTTTGTCCAGTGGACTGCTGTGTTCCAGATGAAATGTATCAAGAAACTGTTGAAGAATTGTTGGGTAAAAAAGAGCGTTTACATATATAA
- a CDS encoding acyl-CoA reductase encodes MQLQDRIALLVRLGEYMQGREEAWQSAKHKAFTENNWFIPEFIETAIRHISTAFLEEKALKNLAQTYQLEIQPVTAKKVGIVLPGTTPLAGFHDIVSVFLAGHYSLIKTSSRDEALLKHLIYKLQEWLPGDLPYFNLAPMLKGCDAYIATNSKESTTSFDQYFSKYQSIIRRNTTSVAVLTGQETTEELEKLADDIHLYFGLGSRNVTKLYVPENYDFVPLLNAFKKYEYFSNHHKFKNNYDYNLSIQILNNRFYMTNGSILLTENPARFSPISQVYYEFYSNVNSLISQLEKRDEIEGIVGLQHIPFGESNFPSLATFEKGTNTLTFLNNLSL; translated from the coding sequence ATGCAGTTACAGGACAGAATAGCCCTTTTAGTACGACTAGGTGAATATATGCAGGGCCGCGAGGAAGCTTGGCAAAGCGCAAAACATAAAGCCTTTACTGAAAACAACTGGTTTATCCCAGAATTTATAGAAACTGCTATCCGCCACATAAGCACCGCTTTTTTAGAGGAAAAAGCACTGAAAAACCTAGCGCAAACCTACCAATTAGAAATCCAGCCGGTAACAGCAAAAAAAGTAGGTATCGTATTACCAGGGACTACCCCATTAGCTGGGTTTCATGATATAGTTTCCGTATTCTTAGCGGGTCATTACTCATTGATCAAAACTTCCTCACGAGATGAAGCTTTATTGAAGCATTTAATATATAAGCTTCAGGAATGGCTACCTGGCGACCTACCCTACTTCAATTTGGCGCCAATGCTAAAAGGTTGCGATGCCTATATTGCTACCAATTCAAAAGAGTCAACCACTTCTTTTGACCAATATTTCAGCAAGTATCAAAGTATCATTCGCAGAAACACGACATCTGTTGCTGTTTTAACTGGTCAGGAAACCACTGAAGAGTTAGAAAAGCTGGCAGATGATATACACTTGTATTTTGGATTAGGCTCCAGGAATGTTACCAAGCTATATGTGCCCGAGAACTATGACTTTGTGCCTTTATTGAATGCTTTTAAGAAATATGAGTATTTCAGCAACCATCACAAATTCAAGAATAATTACGATTACAACCTTTCTATTCAGATTTTAAATAATCGTTTCTACATGACCAATGGCAGTATACTATTAACAGAAAACCCAGCCAGGTTTTCTCCTATTAGCCAGGTTTATTATGAGTTTTATTCCAATGTAAACTCGCTCATTTCCCAATTGGAAAAACGAGACGAAATTGAAGGAATCGTAGGTCTGCAGCACATTCCATTTGGTGAGTCCAACTTCCCATCTCTTGCTACCTTTGAAAAAGGTACGAACACTCTGACTTTTTTAAATAACTTAAGCCTTTAA
- a CDS encoding trypsin-like peptidase domain-containing protein: MKGRQILLMFLISAVTAFGSIWTYNRFFNKNEYVIGSAQNGLPANYAGFIDGKTSGIPADIVDFTKAANSTVPAVVHIKTRIPAKKQTNGISRRGSNDLFDQWFDDFFGNGYGPNIIPEQRASGSGVIISEDGYIVTNNHVITNGGEGVADEITVTLHNRKTYKARVIGRDPSSDLAVLKIDGNKFPFLIYGNSNNLQLGQWVLAVGYPLTLETTVTAGIVSATGRTININRRQSESPVESFIQTDAAVNQGNSGGALVNTNGELVGINSAILAPNGTYAGYSFAIPVTIVKKIVEDIVKFGDVQRGYLGITYAATEDMSEDQIKALGIPTNLEGVYVSGVSPDGGAASSGIKKGDVITKVNNVAVNSGLEMTAQIASYRPGDRVPITYLRGGKESTVTITLKKRGDVVSMNIGNQLGAELTTLDKSKARQYGIPGGVVVNSITEGGPIGRTRMQAGFIITSVNGQDITSVEELTKILANVGGPVKVEGIYPGYDGTYTYPLNLEQ, from the coding sequence ATGAAAGGAAGACAGATCCTATTGATGTTCCTGATCAGTGCTGTAACAGCATTTGGCAGCATTTGGACCTACAACCGCTTCTTCAACAAGAATGAATATGTTATTGGGTCTGCACAAAATGGCTTGCCCGCCAACTACGCAGGCTTTATTGACGGTAAAACGTCCGGTATCCCCGCCGATATTGTAGATTTCACTAAAGCGGCAAATTCAACGGTTCCTGCAGTTGTACATATTAAAACACGTATTCCTGCAAAAAAACAAACAAACGGAATTAGCAGACGTGGCAGCAATGATCTCTTTGATCAGTGGTTTGATGACTTTTTCGGTAATGGATATGGTCCCAACATTATTCCAGAACAAAGAGCTTCTGGTAGTGGGGTTATCATTAGTGAAGATGGCTACATAGTAACCAACAACCACGTAATTACAAACGGTGGTGAAGGTGTTGCAGATGAAATCACGGTAACGCTACATAACAGAAAAACATACAAAGCTCGTGTGATTGGCCGTGATCCAAGCTCTGATCTAGCAGTTTTAAAGATCGATGGCAACAAGTTTCCCTTCCTAATTTATGGTAACTCAAACAACCTGCAATTGGGTCAATGGGTATTAGCAGTTGGTTATCCACTAACGCTAGAAACCACTGTTACAGCAGGTATAGTTTCAGCAACTGGTCGCACTATCAATATCAATCGTAGACAAAGTGAATCACCAGTTGAGTCCTTTATTCAAACAGATGCAGCAGTAAACCAAGGGAACAGTGGTGGTGCATTAGTAAACACCAATGGAGAATTGGTAGGTATTAACTCTGCTATCTTAGCTCCTAATGGAACATATGCCGGATACTCATTTGCTATCCCAGTTACCATTGTAAAAAAGATTGTTGAAGACATTGTTAAGTTTGGTGATGTACAGCGTGGTTACCTAGGTATTACCTATGCTGCTACAGAAGACATGTCTGAAGACCAGATCAAAGCGCTTGGCATCCCTACTAATCTTGAAGGTGTTTATGTTTCCGGTGTTTCTCCAGATGGTGGCGCAGCCTCTTCTGGTATTAAGAAAGGTGACGTCATTACCAAAGTAAATAATGTAGCTGTTAACAGTGGTTTGGAAATGACAGCTCAAATTGCAAGCTACCGCCCTGGCGACCGCGTTCCTATTACCTACCTGCGTGGGGGTAAGGAATCAACAGTAACCATTACATTAAAGAAAAGAGGTGATGTGGTTTCAATGAATATTGGCAACCAGTTAGGCGCTGAATTAACTACTTTAGATAAATCAAAAGCTCGCCAATACGGTATCCCAGGCGGTGTAGTTGTAAACAGCATTACAGAAGGTGGCCCAATTGGTCGTACGCGTATGCAGGCAGGCTTTATCATTACAAGCGTTAACGGGCAGGATATAACCAGCGTAGAAGAATTAACTAAGATATTAGCTAACGTTGGCGGCCCTGTTAAAGTGGAAGGTATCTATCCTGGATATGATGGTACTTACACTTATCCTTTAAACCTGGAACAATAA
- a CDS encoding sensor histidine kinase, which translates to MNLSEIKKQDWIILYTMMPVVALGINFILFGKRFFSDRDTFIWGSLAASVIAFLTWAVHTWTLIFVRKKLDKLYKKQLQVVYTFVILMLLTMTIVVSVCWIYHTTHFLGFVLDTKTFLILLSFGLVMNIIATSFNEGAFISDDINKASLETERLKREALQRELDNLKSQVNPHFLFNSLNSLSSLISEDPTQAEEYVNEMSKVYRYFLQVNNVKLVTLEEELKFIQAYYNLLKTRYGKGISLNINIDLVVVKYMIPPMTLQLLIENAVKHNKVLKDAPLAITISLNENSWLQVENNLQPKPANLHSNGIGLQNISDKYKLMDCDDIIIEKANSFFRVSVPLIKPEVQEEVY; encoded by the coding sequence ATGAATTTATCCGAAATAAAGAAACAAGACTGGATTATACTGTATACCATGATGCCAGTGGTTGCTCTTGGGATAAATTTCATTTTATTTGGCAAACGCTTTTTTAGTGATAGAGACACATTCATCTGGGGTTCACTAGCTGCATCAGTTATAGCATTTCTTACTTGGGCTGTACATACATGGACACTAATCTTTGTCCGTAAAAAACTTGACAAACTCTATAAAAAGCAACTGCAGGTTGTTTATACGTTTGTTATACTGATGCTACTAACGATGACAATAGTAGTTAGCGTTTGTTGGATCTACCACACTACACATTTTTTAGGCTTTGTTCTTGACACTAAAACATTTCTAATACTGCTCTCGTTTGGATTGGTGATGAATATCATTGCCACCAGTTTTAATGAAGGCGCCTTTATTAGTGATGATATAAACAAAGCCTCTTTAGAAACCGAGCGCCTAAAGCGGGAAGCTTTACAACGTGAATTAGATAACTTAAAAAGCCAGGTAAATCCCCATTTTTTATTTAACAGCCTAAACTCTCTATCCTCTCTTATTTCAGAAGACCCTACACAGGCAGAAGAATATGTAAACGAAATGAGTAAGGTGTATCGGTATTTTTTACAGGTTAACAATGTAAAACTGGTTACACTGGAAGAAGAATTAAAGTTTATACAAGCCTACTATAACCTATTAAAAACCAGGTATGGAAAAGGCATTTCCTTAAATATAAACATTGACCTGGTGGTAGTAAAATATATGATTCCACCTATGACACTGCAGTTGCTAATAGAAAACGCCGTTAAACACAATAAAGTATTAAAAGACGCTCCTTTAGCCATTACTATTTCTTTGAATGAAAATAGCTGGCTACAAGTAGAAAATAACTTGCAACCCAAACCCGCCAACCTTCACAGTAATGGTATTGGCTTACAAAACATATCAGACAAGTATAAGCTAATGGATTGTGATGATATCATAATTGAAAAAGCAAATAGCTTCTTCAGAGTTTCAGTACCGCTTATAAAACCAGAAGTGCAAGAAGAGGTTTATTAA
- a CDS encoding alpha-amylase family glycosyl hydrolase, with the protein MRKLVGFLLITSWLAACNSNSVTNNNQERKMEYTANKDWIKTTNIYEVNVRQYTKEGTFNAFKNELPRLKEMGVETLWFMPITPISQKNKKGTLGSPYACSDYTAINPEFGTFNDFKNLVKEAHAQGFKVIIDWVANHTGWDHRWTKEHPDWFLKDSATNDFKIASGMDDIIELDYKNPQMRQAMIDAMKFWVQEAGIDGFRCDLAFWVELDFWLEAKKELDKVRPLFWLAETDPLDNPEYMQVFDAAYTWTWMHKSKDFYQQHLPLESIDSVLNRYNQAPGMKAWFTANHDENSWNGTEYEKYGDAAKALAVFSSTWQGVPLVYSGQELPNHKRLEFFEKDTIAWNGKNELAPFYKTLFGLRKNHPALNAEVSVNYVQTSEPHNVLAYSRTKGEKQVVVVLNLSRNGNLNVNLTDSHVGGTYRNAFTNSVVDLTSNKQLLLQPWEYVVLEK; encoded by the coding sequence ATGCGAAAACTCGTTGGCTTTCTTCTGATTACAAGCTGGTTAGCTGCTTGTAATTCAAATTCTGTAACCAACAATAATCAGGAAAGAAAAATGGAATATACCGCCAATAAAGACTGGATCAAGACAACCAATATTTATGAGGTCAATGTGCGCCAATACACCAAGGAAGGCACTTTTAATGCCTTTAAAAACGAACTGCCCCGCTTAAAAGAGATGGGCGTAGAAACCTTATGGTTTATGCCCATTACGCCAATTTCGCAAAAGAATAAAAAGGGCACTTTAGGGAGTCCTTATGCCTGTTCAGACTATACGGCTATTAATCCAGAGTTTGGCACTTTTAATGACTTTAAAAATTTGGTAAAAGAAGCCCATGCACAAGGGTTTAAAGTGATAATTGACTGGGTCGCCAATCATACAGGTTGGGATCATCGCTGGACCAAGGAACATCCTGATTGGTTCTTAAAGGATAGCGCTACCAATGATTTTAAAATAGCTTCTGGTATGGATGATATCATTGAGCTGGATTATAAGAATCCTCAAATGCGTCAAGCCATGATAGATGCTATGAAGTTTTGGGTGCAGGAGGCAGGAATTGATGGCTTCCGTTGTGACCTGGCTTTTTGGGTAGAGCTTGATTTCTGGTTAGAAGCAAAAAAAGAACTGGATAAAGTAAGGCCGCTGTTCTGGCTGGCAGAAACTGATCCGCTAGATAATCCAGAGTACATGCAGGTATTTGATGCAGCATATACCTGGACGTGGATGCACAAGTCTAAAGACTTTTACCAGCAGCATTTGCCATTGGAGAGCATAGATAGCGTGTTGAATCGCTATAATCAAGCACCTGGTATGAAGGCTTGGTTTACCGCAAACCATGATGAGAATAGCTGGAACGGTACAGAGTATGAAAAATATGGCGACGCTGCTAAAGCTTTAGCGGTATTTAGTTCTACTTGGCAAGGTGTTCCTTTGGTTTATAGCGGGCAAGAATTGCCTAATCATAAACGACTAGAGTTTTTTGAAAAAGATACCATTGCCTGGAATGGAAAGAATGAGTTGGCTCCCTTTTATAAAACCTTATTTGGTTTAAGAAAGAATCATCCGGCTTTAAATGCTGAAGTAAGTGTGAATTACGTTCAGACCTCTGAGCCACACAATGTTCTTGCTTATTCAAGAACAAAAGGGGAGAAGCAAGTGGTTGTTGTTTTGAATCTATCTAGAAATGGTAATCTTAACGTGAATTTGACTGACAGTCATGTAGGTGGAACTTATCGCAATGCATTTACTAATAGTGTGGTAGATCTAACAAGCAATAAGCAACTATTGCTGCAACCTTGGGAATATGTAGTATTAGAAAAGTAA
- a CDS encoding 4-hydroxy-3-methylbut-2-enyl diphosphate reductase, whose translation MKTFDVPVNYRSPLISAIKKKRKESDRMKKDFAPTLLDFGPVQIYLARHFGFCYGVENAIDIAFKTVEENKGKRIFLLSEMIHNPQVNADLKAAGVEFLQDTKGKQLMPFEQLTADDIVLIPAFGTTLEIESKLKAIGIATEKYDTTCPFVEKVWNRSEVIAKNEYTIVIHGKPKHEETRATFSHAAANAPSVVVTDMKEAQELAKYILGEKPVAQFYEEFKGQYSEGFDVANHLQRIGVVNQTTMLASDTQAIADFLKETMIKKYGLSEATIKDHFADTRDTLCYATNDNQTAVIGMLDAPADLAIVVGGYNSSNTSHLVELCEEKLPTYFINSDEKILSKETILHYNFHNHTELVTEQYLPTKEPVKILITSGASCPDALVESVIKKLVGFYPNSKTIEEITASPLSPEGGTKA comes from the coding sequence ATGAAAACATTTGATGTTCCTGTAAATTACCGCAGTCCCCTGATTTCCGCTATTAAGAAAAAAAGGAAAGAGAGTGACCGGATGAAAAAAGACTTCGCGCCTACGCTTCTGGACTTTGGTCCGGTACAGATCTACCTGGCCCGTCATTTTGGATTTTGTTATGGCGTTGAAAATGCTATTGACATTGCTTTTAAAACAGTAGAGGAAAATAAAGGCAAACGCATCTTCTTATTAAGCGAAATGATTCACAATCCTCAAGTGAATGCTGATCTAAAGGCAGCCGGAGTAGAATTCTTACAAGATACCAAGGGCAAGCAACTGATGCCATTTGAGCAATTAACTGCTGACGATATTGTATTGATTCCTGCTTTTGGCACTACGTTGGAAATTGAAAGCAAACTGAAAGCCATTGGCATTGCCACTGAAAAATATGATACAACCTGCCCCTTTGTTGAAAAAGTATGGAACCGCAGTGAGGTGATCGCCAAAAATGAATACACGATTGTTATTCATGGCAAGCCCAAGCATGAGGAAACAAGGGCAACCTTTTCACATGCTGCCGCCAATGCCCCTTCGGTTGTAGTTACAGATATGAAGGAAGCGCAAGAATTAGCCAAGTATATTTTAGGTGAAAAGCCGGTAGCCCAGTTCTATGAAGAGTTTAAAGGACAATACTCAGAAGGCTTTGATGTAGCCAACCATTTGCAACGCATAGGCGTGGTAAATCAAACCACCATGCTGGCATCTGACACGCAAGCCATTGCCGATTTTTTGAAAGAAACAATGATCAAAAAGTACGGCCTTTCTGAAGCAACAATTAAAGACCATTTCGCAGATACTAGAGATACCTTGTGCTATGCCACAAATGATAACCAAACAGCTGTAATTGGCATGTTAGATGCTCCGGCAGATTTAGCGATAGTGGTAGGTGGTTACAACTCCTCTAACACGTCGCACCTGGTAGAACTCTGTGAAGAAAAATTACCAACCTATTTTATTAATAGTGATGAAAAAATCCTTTCAAAGGAAACGATTCTTCATTACAACTTTCACAACCATACTGAATTGGTTACAGAACAATATTTACCAACCAAGGAACCTGTTAAAATATTGATCACTAGCGGAGCTTCTTGTCCTGATGCTCTTGTTGAAAGTGTAATAAAAAAGTTAGTAGGCTTTTATCCGAACAGTAAGACGATTGAAGAAATAACAGCCAGCCCCCTGTCCCCCGAAGGTGGAACGAAGGCCTAA
- the glgP gene encoding alpha-glucan family phosphorylase, translated as MNFRSFQVPYPIDERYNKRVAYFSMEFAVHQPLKIYSGGLGFLSGSHLRSAYELRQNLIGVGILWKYGYYDQARNQDQTLQVTWMEKHYSFLEDTGITFEIIIHEHPVKVKVMYLPPQTFNAAPLFLMTTDIPENDYVSQTITHRLYDANVATKVAQFILLGVGGAKLLDEIGFSPELYHLNEAHGVSAAFYLYNKFGRKKEEVRKRLVFTTHTPEEAGNEKHDIYLCHKMSYFCGLSVEEVKSLTGMPDDQFNHSLAALRFARIANGVSQLHGEVSRHMWKKYDGICDILSITNAQNYRYWADKQLYKAREEGDDWSFDDRKKWMKKRAFELVADQTGKLLDPNVFTIVWARRFAGYKRANLITRDIERFNALMHNKKYPVQIIWAGKPYPVDYPAISEFNELVHLSKNYKNMAVMVGYELALSKRMKQAADCWLNNPRVPREASGTSGMTAAMNGAVNFSTNDGWIPEFVHNGNNGFVVPPADYSHMHTQEQDEYDLNKIYEILNNQILPLYYDNYGTWRQIVKNGMRDVQLQFDSNRMANEYYELLYNHK; from the coding sequence ATGAATTTTAGATCCTTTCAGGTTCCTTATCCTATTGATGAACGCTATAATAAACGAGTTGCTTATTTCTCCATGGAGTTTGCTGTGCACCAGCCATTAAAAATCTATAGTGGTGGTTTAGGCTTTCTTTCTGGTTCTCATTTGCGTAGTGCTTATGAATTACGCCAAAACCTGATAGGGGTTGGCATATTGTGGAAGTATGGTTATTATGATCAAGCGCGTAATCAGGATCAAACCTTACAGGTGACCTGGATGGAAAAGCACTACAGCTTTTTAGAAGATACTGGAATCACTTTTGAAATCATCATACATGAACACCCGGTAAAAGTTAAAGTAATGTATCTGCCTCCGCAGACCTTTAACGCTGCACCGTTGTTCTTGATGACTACCGATATACCAGAGAACGATTATGTTTCTCAAACAATCACTCACCGTTTGTATGATGCTAACGTGGCTACCAAAGTGGCGCAGTTCATTTTGTTGGGTGTAGGTGGTGCTAAGTTGCTGGATGAAATTGGTTTTAGTCCAGAATTATATCACTTAAACGAAGCCCACGGGGTATCTGCTGCTTTCTACTTGTATAACAAGTTTGGCAGAAAGAAAGAAGAGGTAAGAAAGCGTTTGGTATTTACAACGCATACACCAGAAGAAGCGGGTAATGAAAAGCATGATATCTACCTCTGTCATAAAATGAGTTACTTCTGTGGCTTGTCGGTAGAGGAGGTGAAATCATTGACGGGCATGCCAGACGATCAGTTTAATCATTCATTAGCTGCGTTGCGCTTTGCACGTATTGCTAATGGTGTGTCTCAATTGCATGGAGAGGTATCTCGTCATATGTGGAAAAAGTACGATGGTATCTGTGATATCTTGTCCATTACCAACGCACAGAACTATCGTTACTGGGCCGATAAACAATTATATAAGGCAAGAGAAGAAGGCGACGACTGGTCATTTGACGACCGTAAGAAATGGATGAAGAAACGTGCCTTTGAACTAGTTGCTGATCAAACGGGTAAGTTGTTAGACCCTAATGTGTTTACCATTGTGTGGGCACGTCGCTTTGCAGGTTACAAAAGAGCCAACTTGATCACTAGAGATATAGAGCGTTTCAATGCTTTAATGCACAATAAGAAATATCCTGTACAAATAATCTGGGCAGGTAAACCTTACCCGGTTGATTACCCAGCTATTTCTGAGTTCAATGAACTGGTGCATTTAAGTAAGAACTATAAGAACATGGCGGTTATGGTTGGTTATGAGCTGGCCTTGTCAAAACGCATGAAACAGGCGGCTGACTGTTGGTTAAACAATCCTCGCGTACCACGCGAGGCTTCAGGTACTAGTGGTATGACAGCTGCAATGAATGGTGCTGTTAACTTCTCTACCAACGACGGTTGGATCCCTGAATTTGTACACAATGGTAACAATGGATTTGTAGTGCCGCCAGCTGATTATTCACATATGCATACACAAGAGCAGGATGAATATGATTTGAACAAGATCTATGAAATCCTGAACAACCAGATACTGCCATTGTATTACGATAACTATGGTACCTGGAGGCAGATCGTAAAGAATGGTATGCGCGATGTGCAGCTACAGTTTGACAGCAACCGCATGGCTAATGAATACTACGAGTTGTTGTATAATCATAAGTAA
- a CDS encoding metal-dependent transcriptional regulator: MNFSNSEENYLKAIYHLQAESDTVSTSALAQQLKTKPASITDMMKKLSAKGLLNYKPYYGFTLSAEGKKIALTIIRRHRLWEFFLAQKLGFNWDEVHEVAEELEHVSSKKLIEKLDAYLGFPEFDPHGDPIPDSKGRVRPVQKISLYELAFHQPAFVHHVSNQSTELLELLKHKHITIGTQLEVKKHFQFDNSLQIKIKANKTETISEQLAKNIFVTYEQAKKY; this comes from the coding sequence GTGAACTTTTCTAACAGTGAAGAAAACTACTTAAAGGCCATTTATCATCTCCAGGCAGAGAGCGATACGGTAAGCACATCAGCTCTAGCTCAGCAGCTGAAAACAAAACCCGCTTCTATTACGGATATGATGAAAAAGCTGAGTGCGAAAGGGCTTCTCAACTACAAGCCTTACTATGGCTTTACTTTAAGTGCAGAAGGCAAAAAGATCGCGTTAACTATTATCCGTCGTCACCGCCTTTGGGAGTTCTTTCTTGCCCAAAAGCTGGGCTTTAATTGGGATGAAGTACATGAAGTAGCAGAAGAATTGGAGCATGTAAGCAGTAAAAAATTAATAGAAAAACTGGATGCTTACTTGGGCTTCCCTGAATTTGATCCACATGGCGATCCTATACCAGACAGTAAAGGCAGAGTGCGCCCTGTACAAAAGATCTCACTATACGAGCTGGCTTTTCATCAGCCCGCCTTTGTACACCATGTCAGCAATCAATCTACAGAATTATTGGAGTTATTAAAACACAAGCATATTACCATCGGCACGCAACTGGAGGTAAAAAAGCATTTCCAATTTGACAACTCGCTACAAATAAAAATCAAAGCCAATAAGACAGAAACGATAAGTGAACAGTTGGCCAAAAACATCTTCGTGACGTATGAACAAGCTAAAAAATATTGA